In Rhinatrema bivittatum chromosome 11, aRhiBiv1.1, whole genome shotgun sequence, a single window of DNA contains:
- the LOC115100898 gene encoding gap junction alpha-4 protein-like codes for MGEWDFLKHLLDEVQEHSTLIGKIWLTVLFIFRILVLCVAGESVWGDEQSDFVCNTQQPGCENVCYDQAFPISHIRFWVLQFLFVSTPTLVYLGHVIYLSRREEKQMWRECELRGLQTQDLQTEPFLDKKPSKKLKIQGSLMLTYTISVICKSIFEAGFLLGQWYLYGFVMPPVYVCERDPCPHKVDCFISRPTEKTIFIFFMMVVALVSLLLNLLELAHLKYKSKSQNQRKSSPLSAMNSFLQKPSEVQIKPFEDEPYFYLPMSEAHPPYTGSSKPSQNPFSTMPVNAAALQTEERPLSRVGSSTSKQQYV; via the coding sequence ATGGGGGAGTGGGACTTTTTGAAGCATCTCCTGGATGAGGTGCAGGAGCACTCCACGCTCATTGGGAAGATCTGGTTGACTGTGCTCTTCATTTTCCGGATCTTGGTCCTGTGCGTAGCTGGAGAGTCTGTCTGGGGGGATGAACAGTCAGACTTTGTCTGCAATACCCAGCAGCCCGGCTGCGAAAATGTCTGTTATGACCAGGCTTTCCCCATCTCCCACATCCGATTCTGGGTTCTGCAGTTCCTGTTTGTCAGCACACCAACACTGGTGTACCTGGGTCATGTGATCTACctgtccaggagggaagaaaAGCAGATGTGGCGTGAGTGTGAGCTCAGAGGTCTCCAGACACAAGACTTGCAAACAGAACCTTTTTTGGATAAGAAACCCTCCAAGAAGCTCAAAATACAGGGGTCCTTGATGCTCACCTACACtataagtgtcatttgtaaaaGTATCTTTGAAGCGGGATTTCTGCTTGGCCAGTGGTATTTGTATGGCTTTGTTATGCCTCCtgtttatgtgtgtgaaagagacccATGCCCTCACAAAGTAGACTGCTTTATCTCCCGTCCTACCGAGAAGACCATCTTCATCTTTTTCATGATGGTGGTAGCTCTGGTGTCGCTTCTTCTCAACCTGCTGGAGCTTGCTCACCTGAAATACAAAAGCAAATCTCAGAATCAGAGGAAGAGCTCGCCTCTATCGGCTATGAACAGCTTCCTGCAGAAGCCATCAGAGGTTCAAATCAAACCCTTTGAGGATGAGCCCTACTTCTACCTTCCTATGTCGGAGGCTCATCCTCCCTACACAGGCTCCAGCAAACCATCCCAGAATCCCTTCTCCACAATGCCTGTGAATGCTGCTGCTCTCCAGACTGAGGAAAGGCCATTGAGCAGAGTGGGAAGCTCTACTTCCAAACAACAATACGTGTAA